A single region of the Liolophura sinensis isolate JHLJ2023 chromosome 9, CUHK_Ljap_v2, whole genome shotgun sequence genome encodes:
- the LOC135475627 gene encoding G-protein coupled receptor dmsr-1-like, which translates to MASSADQSDTDSPWLKPRPDYPTSFNFCLLNSKLNAVEPRSPDFEADALVNRPPKQFPCFVILCSNYISLVVCFFGIITNIINILILTRKELRSSINCVLTGIAISDLCLMVCYVPFVIHFYIKSDLTPSPQKYSLGWTQFLMFHSNFTAVLHTASIWLAVYLAAYRYYYLRSPSPRNKCFKFRSTCLVIPATVIMSAVIMCPNYILTQVEQREISPNQTLYRLKDMGIGTSNPNPIALAMFWIYGTAGKIIPSVLIAVFGGMLFNTLVDVKQRADSLKTSMGGQRTRQHHRTTLMLLIIIVMYLITELPQGIMVLISCYTEGFFQNVYMPLGDIMDIIALVNNSVNFILYCSMSQKFRKSFLEMMPKHDVKGYTQELELITQTGTRMHTV; encoded by the exons CCccggtctcccgactttgaggcggacgctctagtcaataggccaccgaagcagtttCCTTGTTTTGTAATCCTCTGCAGTAAC TACATCAGTCTTGTCGTCTGCTTCTTTGGAATCATAACCAACATAATCAACATCCTCATTTTAACTCGGAAAGAGCTCAGGTCTTCAATCAACTGCGTTCTCACTGGAATTGCCATTTCAGACTTGTGTCTCATggtatgttatgtgccctttgtcATCCATTTTTACATTAAGTCTGACTTGACGCCGTCTCCCCAGAAATATTCTCTAGGGTGGACACAGTTTCTGATGTTCCACAGTAACTTTACGGCTGTATTGCACACGGCCTCGATTTGGTTGGCAGTGTATCTGGCCGCGTACAGGTACTACTACCTGAGGTCGCCCTCTCCACGgaacaaatgtttcaaattcCGGTCCACATGCCTGGTTATTCCTGCCACTGTTATAATGTCTGCGGTTATCATGTGTCCTAATTACATCCTAACGCAAGTGGAGCAAAGAGAGATCTCCCCGAACCAAACCCTTTATCGCTTAAAAGATATGGGCATCGGCACAAGTAATCCAAATCCAATTGCACTGGCCATGTTTTGGATATATGGAACTGCAGGAAAAATAATCCCGTCTGTTTTAATCGCAGTATTCGGCGGTATGCTGTTTAACACATTGGTTGACGTAAAACAACGCGCAGACAGTCTGAAGACGTCAATGGGCGGACAGAGGACCCGCCAGCATCACCGGACCACCCTGATGCTGCTTATTATTATCGTCATGTATCTCATCACAGAGCTGCCCCAGGGCATAATGGTTCTTATCAGCTGTTATACGGAAGGATTTTTCCAGAACGTTTATATGCCGCTCGGAGATATAATGGACATCATCGCTCTCGTCAATAATTCCGTCAATTTCATCCTCTATTGCTCTATGAGCCAAAAGTTTAGGAAGTCGTTTCTAGAAATGATGCCAAAGCATGACGTAAAAGGCTACACACAGGAGCTGGAATTGATTACACAGACAGGCACCCGGATGCATACGGTGTAG